One Myxococcales bacterium DNA segment encodes these proteins:
- a CDS encoding arsenate reductase ArsC: MSHETKSILFLCVANSARSQMAEGLGRLIFGDRVSVMSAGSEPSKVSPYAVEVMRELGVDLTMHHSKSVQTIDPLTVGTVITLCAEEVCPVFLGKARRLHWPIPDPASKDPSIPREEMLARFRTARDTIRGMLERFAAEERIG; encoded by the coding sequence ATGAGCCACGAGACCAAGAGCATCCTGTTTCTCTGCGTCGCGAACTCCGCGCGCAGCCAGATGGCTGAGGGACTCGGCCGCCTGATCTTCGGCGACCGCGTCTCGGTCATGAGCGCCGGCAGCGAGCCTTCGAAGGTGAGCCCCTACGCCGTCGAGGTCATGCGCGAGCTCGGCGTCGATCTGACGATGCACCACTCGAAGTCCGTGCAGACCATCGACCCGTTGACCGTCGGCACTGTGATCACGCTGTGTGCCGAGGAGGTCTGCCCCGTGTTCCTCGGCAAGGCTCGGCGGCTGCACTGGCCGATCCCAGACCCGGCCAGCAAGGACCCTTCGATTCCGCGCGAGGAGATGCTCGCGCGTTTCCGGACGGCGCGAGACACCATCCGCGGAATGCTCGAGCGCTTCGCGGCGGAGGAGCGCATCGGGTGA
- a CDS encoding WD40 repeat domain-containing protein, with the protein MPRVTVDVARGKTELVPRWTCDAGDYVVAAEVSRDGRLCVVGAGDGHVLGLDVATGRELFRQRAHEGGVFGVSVSPDGGRFATCGQEPNAKVWSATGALVRELPGGGAQWVEHVAWAPAGGRIATGAGRKVRVWDSEGAPIVETEPLPSTVSNLAWRADGTALATTCYGGVHIWPFVAGAKARRFEWKGSLISLAWSPDAKVIACGSQDSSVHFWRLATGQDSEMNGYPFKPKALAWDSESKLLATSGDATVTVWDFRGKGPEGTRPIQLVSHKAVCTRLAFSPSKGVLASGAQDTSILLWEPRRGTQPVRYAFLEDEVTALSWHPEHGGLLGGDASGRLCFWEVN; encoded by the coding sequence ATGCCTCGCGTGACCGTGGACGTGGCGCGCGGGAAAACGGAGCTCGTGCCGCGCTGGACATGCGACGCCGGCGACTACGTGGTGGCCGCCGAGGTCTCGAGGGATGGGCGTCTCTGCGTCGTCGGTGCGGGTGATGGTCACGTCCTTGGCCTCGACGTGGCGACGGGACGCGAGCTCTTTCGACAGCGCGCGCACGAGGGCGGTGTCTTCGGCGTGAGCGTCTCGCCGGACGGAGGCCGGTTCGCGACCTGTGGGCAGGAGCCCAACGCCAAGGTCTGGAGCGCCACGGGCGCGCTAGTCCGCGAGTTGCCAGGCGGCGGTGCTCAATGGGTTGAACATGTGGCGTGGGCACCCGCCGGCGGACGCATCGCCACGGGCGCTGGCCGGAAGGTCCGCGTCTGGGACTCGGAGGGCGCGCCGATTGTCGAGACGGAGCCGCTGCCGAGCACCGTTAGCAATCTAGCCTGGCGCGCCGACGGCACGGCCCTCGCGACGACCTGCTACGGGGGGGTGCACATCTGGCCCTTCGTGGCCGGCGCAAAGGCGCGGCGGTTCGAGTGGAAGGGCTCGCTCATCTCCCTCGCTTGGAGCCCCGATGCCAAGGTCATCGCCTGCGGGAGCCAAGACAGCTCGGTTCACTTCTGGCGCCTTGCAACGGGGCAGGACTCGGAGATGAACGGATACCCCTTCAAGCCGAAGGCCCTCGCCTGGGACAGCGAGTCAAAGCTCCTCGCAACCTCGGGCGACGCGACCGTGACGGTCTGGGACTTTCGTGGGAAGGGCCCCGAAGGCACTCGACCGATTCAGCTCGTTTCGCACAAGGCCGTTTGTACGAGGCTCGCGTTCAGCCCCAGCAAGGGCGTGCTCGCCAGCGGCGCGCAGGACACTTCCATCTTGTTGTGGGAGCCGCGGCGCGGAACCCAGCCAGTGCGCTACGCGTTTTTGGAGGATGAAGTGACGGCGCTGTCCTGGCACCCGGAGCACGGCGGCCTGCTCGGTGGAGACGCGAGCGGCCGTCTCTGCTTCTGGGAGGTGAACTAG
- the arsD gene encoding arsenite efflux transporter metallochaperone ArsD: MPVTIRVFDPAMCCSTGVCGPSLDPELARFAADVDWLQKQGVTVERFNLSQQPAAFADTPAVKEALGRGTAVLPLVLVGDRIAVESAYPSRETLAALAGLVVKKHDVAPVASTGCCGPTASAKSKTGCC, from the coding sequence ATGCCCGTGACCATCCGCGTATTCGACCCCGCCATGTGCTGCTCGACCGGCGTCTGCGGCCCGAGCCTCGATCCCGAGCTCGCCCGCTTCGCAGCCGACGTCGACTGGCTCCAGAAGCAGGGCGTCACGGTCGAGCGCTTCAACCTGTCGCAGCAGCCCGCAGCGTTCGCCGACACTCCCGCCGTGAAGGAAGCACTCGGGCGCGGCACGGCCGTACTGCCCCTTGTCCTGGTGGGCGATCGCATCGCGGTCGAATCGGCCTATCCCTCGCGCGAGACCCTCGCCGCGCTCGCCGGATTGGTCGTGAAGAAGCACGACGTCGCGCCCGTCGCCTCGACCGGGTGCTGTGGCCCCACTGCCTCGGCCAAGTCGAAGACCGGCTGCTGCTGA
- a CDS encoding winged helix-turn-helix transcriptional regulator, translating into MLARTLSALAEPHRLRMLDALREGPQPVAVLGAAAGLAQPQTSKHLRVLREAGLVGVRPDGQRRLYALRATPLREIDEWLQRYRNVLDANYARLDELLARGDDDSRPKRQKKEERAR; encoded by the coding sequence ATGCTAGCGAGGACACTGAGTGCGCTGGCGGAGCCGCACCGACTCCGGATGCTCGACGCCCTTCGCGAGGGGCCGCAACCCGTTGCGGTGCTCGGCGCCGCAGCCGGCCTCGCCCAGCCGCAGACTTCGAAACATCTTCGGGTGCTGCGGGAGGCGGGCCTCGTTGGGGTGAGGCCCGATGGGCAACGACGCCTCTACGCACTGCGAGCCACCCCGCTGCGGGAGATCGACGAGTGGCTGCAGCGATACCGCAACGTGCTCGACGCCAACTACGCCCGACTCGATGAACTGCTCGCACGCGGCGACGACGATTCGAGACCAAAGCGCCAGAAGAAGGAGGAGAGAGCCCGATGA
- a CDS encoding GTP-binding protein → MKKIPVTVLTGFLGSGKTTLLNRILTENHGKRIAVIENEFGEIGIDQALVINADEEVFEMNNGCICCTVRGDLIRILGNLMKRRDKFDHILVETTGMADPGPVAQTFFVDDELRDLFSLDGIVTLVDAKHVHLHLEDSNECKEQIAFADVLVLNKTDLVSERELEQLERRVTSMNSMAKVLRARNADVPIPAVLDVGGFDLDRAVAAKPTFLEPEYPFEWAGTFEVEEGAYELVLEDGPDPSMDLVVTYLENGEPAGTRTEAERAVRVWSEPAVAAAPGGRIEVGAAAPARLKLDSAGAKRFELRAPRGGRVGLYTQHLPSEFGLAVRRGVGSIQPSSEHEFAAGHTHDDQVTSVGVHLDGEIDGERLNKWVSQLLRDKGADIFRMKGILNIKGSANRFVFQGVHMLFDGREDRPWGSSRRASDLVFIGRKLDREALTRGFERCLA, encoded by the coding sequence ATGAAGAAGATTCCCGTCACCGTGCTCACCGGCTTTCTCGGCTCTGGGAAGACCACCCTGCTCAACCGCATCCTCACGGAGAACCATGGCAAGCGGATCGCCGTCATCGAAAACGAGTTCGGCGAAATCGGCATCGACCAGGCACTCGTCATCAACGCCGATGAGGAGGTCTTCGAGATGAACAACGGCTGCATCTGCTGCACCGTTCGCGGAGATCTCATTCGCATCCTCGGCAACCTCATGAAGCGCCGCGACAAGTTTGACCACATCTTGGTCGAGACGACGGGCATGGCGGACCCGGGCCCCGTCGCGCAGACCTTTTTCGTCGACGACGAGCTTCGCGACCTCTTCTCGCTCGATGGGATCGTCACGCTCGTCGACGCCAAGCACGTGCACTTGCACTTGGAAGACTCGAACGAGTGCAAGGAGCAGATCGCCTTCGCCGACGTGCTCGTTCTCAACAAGACCGATCTGGTGAGCGAACGCGAGCTCGAGCAACTCGAGCGGCGGGTGACGAGCATGAATTCGATGGCGAAGGTGCTGCGGGCCCGAAACGCTGACGTGCCGATCCCTGCGGTCCTCGACGTCGGCGGCTTCGACCTCGATCGCGCCGTGGCCGCCAAGCCGACGTTCCTGGAGCCGGAGTATCCCTTCGAGTGGGCCGGCACCTTTGAGGTCGAGGAGGGCGCATACGAGCTCGTGCTGGAGGACGGTCCCGATCCCAGCATGGACTTGGTCGTGACCTACCTGGAGAACGGCGAGCCGGCGGGGACGCGCACTGAGGCGGAACGAGCCGTGCGCGTCTGGTCGGAGCCAGCGGTCGCCGCGGCGCCCGGTGGCCGGATCGAGGTCGGGGCGGCCGCGCCAGCGAGGCTGAAGCTTGATTCTGCCGGCGCTAAGCGGTTCGAGCTTCGCGCGCCACGGGGGGGGCGCGTGGGCCTCTACACGCAGCACCTGCCGTCGGAGTTCGGGCTGGCGGTGCGTCGCGGCGTCGGCTCGATCCAGCCCAGCAGTGAGCACGAGTTCGCCGCCGGGCACACTCACGACGACCAGGTGACCTCCGTGGGGGTCCACCTCGACGGTGAGATCGACGGCGAGCGCCTCAACAAGTGGGTGTCGCAGTTGTTGCGCGACAAGGGCGCCGACATCTTTCGCATGAAGGGCATCCTCAACATCAAGGGCTCGGCCAACCGGTTCGTGTTTCAGGGCGTCCACATGCTCTTTGACGGACGCGAGGATCGGCCTTGGGGCTCTTCGCGGCGCGCCAGCGATCTCGTCTTCATCGGGCGAAAGCTTGACCGCGAGGCGCTCACGCGAGGGTTCGAACGATGCCTCGCGTGA
- the arsA gene encoding arsenical pump-driving ATPase codes for MHVLERAPRNLFFTGKGGVGKTSVACATAIALAERGRRVLLVSTDPASNLDEVLETPLAAEPRAVTAVRGLYARNIDPEAAAHAYRERMVGPYRGVLPDAAVRSIEEQLSGACTVEIAAFDEFSKLLGDARATADFEHVVFDTAPTGHTLRLLELPAAWTGFLETNVGGTSCLGPLAGLKAQQALYDGSRAALIDGSRTALVLVARADVAALREAERTRGELAALGIERQELVINGIFRAHDLTDPIAVAMDRRGADALASMPAGLRALSRTELPLLPFGLVGIAPLRQLFARTASATAPLAAAPLDASAAPSAAPLAALVPALESRGHGVIMTMGKGGVGKTTVAVNVAVELARRGHKVHLTTTDPAAHVEETLGGAVDGIRVSRIDPAAETRAYSEEVLRTAGANLDAAGRALLEEDLRSPCTEEIAVFRAFARIVDEGELGFVVIDTAPTGHTLLLLDAAESYHREVLRSSGSAPEEVRRLLPRLRDAAFTKILLVTLPEATPVHEAAALQRDLERADIRPFGWVINQSLRPLKVTDPVLVRRRESEARFHAEVAALAPRVAVVPWLVAVKAQPRLDFFVTTNSSPAEVAGA; via the coding sequence ATGCACGTCCTCGAACGCGCTCCGCGCAATCTCTTTTTCACGGGCAAGGGTGGCGTCGGCAAGACCAGCGTGGCGTGTGCGACGGCCATTGCGCTAGCCGAGCGCGGACGACGGGTGCTCCTCGTGAGCACCGACCCAGCGTCCAATCTCGACGAGGTGCTCGAGACGCCGCTCGCCGCCGAGCCGCGGGCCGTGACGGCCGTGCGGGGTCTGTACGCCCGTAACATCGATCCCGAGGCCGCTGCGCACGCTTACCGCGAGCGGATGGTCGGGCCGTATCGGGGGGTGCTGCCCGACGCAGCGGTGCGGAGCATCGAGGAGCAGCTCTCAGGCGCGTGCACCGTGGAAATTGCCGCGTTCGACGAGTTCTCGAAGCTCCTCGGTGACGCGCGCGCGACGGCGGACTTCGAGCACGTCGTCTTCGACACGGCTCCCACCGGGCACACGCTGCGCCTGCTCGAATTGCCGGCCGCGTGGACCGGTTTCCTCGAGACGAACGTAGGCGGTACATCCTGCTTGGGCCCGCTCGCCGGTCTCAAGGCTCAGCAGGCGCTCTACGACGGCTCACGTGCGGCGCTCATCGACGGCTCCCGCACCGCGCTCGTCCTCGTGGCGCGCGCCGACGTCGCGGCACTCCGCGAAGCCGAGCGGACTCGCGGCGAGCTCGCGGCACTGGGGATCGAGCGACAGGAGCTGGTCATCAACGGCATCTTCCGCGCGCACGACCTGACGGACCCGATCGCCGTGGCAATGGATCGGCGAGGTGCGGACGCGCTGGCCAGCATGCCCGCGGGGCTGCGCGCGCTCTCGCGCACCGAGCTCCCTCTCCTGCCATTCGGGCTCGTGGGCATCGCGCCGCTGCGGCAGCTCTTCGCACGGACGGCCTCGGCCACAGCTCCGCTGGCGGCCGCCCCGCTCGACGCGTCCGCAGCGCCATCTGCCGCGCCACTTGCTGCGCTCGTGCCGGCTCTCGAGTCCAGGGGGCACGGCGTGATCATGACGATGGGGAAGGGGGGGGTCGGAAAGACGACCGTCGCCGTCAACGTGGCCGTCGAGCTGGCGCGCCGCGGGCACAAGGTGCACCTGACGACGACGGATCCCGCGGCGCACGTCGAGGAGACGCTCGGAGGCGCCGTCGACGGCATTCGCGTGAGCCGCATCGACCCCGCGGCGGAGACGCGTGCCTACTCCGAGGAGGTGCTTCGCACAGCGGGCGCGAACCTCGACGCCGCCGGTCGTGCGCTGCTCGAGGAAGACCTGCGGAGCCCGTGCACCGAGGAGATCGCTGTCTTTCGCGCGTTCGCGCGCATCGTCGACGAAGGCGAGCTCGGGTTCGTCGTCATCGACACGGCGCCCACCGGGCACACGCTGCTCCTGCTCGACGCGGCCGAGTCGTACCATCGTGAGGTGCTTCGAAGCTCGGGCTCGGCACCGGAGGAGGTCCGACGACTCTTGCCGCGCCTCCGTGACGCAGCGTTCACCAAGATCCTCCTCGTCACGCTGCCGGAGGCGACACCCGTGCACGAGGCGGCGGCGCTCCAGCGTGACCTCGAGCGCGCCGACATCCGCCCCTTCGGTTGGGTCATTAACCAGAGCCTCAGGCCGCTCAAGGTGACGGACCCCGTGCTCGTGCGGCGCCGCGAGAGCGAAGCCCGCTTCCACGCGGAGGTGGCAGCACTGGCGCCGCGGGTCGCCGTCGTTCCCTGGTTGGTGGCGGTCAAGGCACAGCCGCGCCTCGACTTCTTCGTCACGACCAATTCGTCACCCGCGGAGGTGGCCGGCGCGTGA
- a CDS encoding SRPBCC domain-containing protein, with amino-acid sequence MTSKLEAELVGDTQLRVTRRFAAAPERLFRAHFEPALVKQWMLGPPGWTMPVCEIAPIVGASIHMRWEKRAGESFGMRGTVLELEPPQRSVHTELFELPGATESVVETRFVAEGTGTRLELLITYASKAARDAAMGSGMTSGMEASYARIDRLPT; translated from the coding sequence ATGACATCGAAGCTGGAAGCCGAACTCGTAGGTGACACCCAACTCCGCGTGACGCGGCGCTTCGCCGCGGCCCCCGAGCGCCTGTTTCGCGCCCACTTCGAGCCCGCGCTCGTGAAGCAGTGGATGCTCGGCCCGCCCGGGTGGACCATGCCGGTCTGCGAGATCGCGCCCATCGTCGGGGCCTCGATCCACATGCGTTGGGAGAAGCGCGCTGGTGAGAGCTTCGGCATGCGCGGCACAGTGCTCGAGCTCGAGCCACCCCAGCGCAGCGTGCACACCGAACTCTTCGAGCTCCCGGGAGCGACCGAGAGTGTCGTGGAGACGCGATTCGTCGCAGAGGGTACCGGCACGCGCCTGGAGCTGCTGATCACCTACGCGTCGAAGGCAGCGCGCGACGCAGCCATGGGCTCGGGCATGACCAGCGGCATGGAGGCGTCGTACGCACGCATCGACCGATTGCCCACGTAA
- a CDS encoding winged helix-turn-helix transcriptional regulator produces MPQASEPCCPPAKAQADLRPVEGDEADEELATLSKALGHAARVKIVRILLRKNGCVCGDIVDELPLAQSTVSQHLKVLKEAGLIRGDVDGPRVCYCIEPHALRRLRALVGGL; encoded by the coding sequence ATGCCCCAAGCCTCCGAGCCATGCTGCCCTCCCGCGAAGGCGCAGGCCGACCTGCGTCCCGTCGAGGGCGACGAGGCCGACGAGGAGCTGGCCACGCTATCCAAGGCGCTCGGGCACGCGGCGCGCGTGAAGATCGTTCGCATCCTCCTGCGCAAGAACGGCTGCGTCTGCGGCGACATCGTGGACGAGCTGCCGCTGGCGCAGTCCACCGTGTCTCAACACCTTAAGGTCTTGAAGGAAGCTGGCCTCATTCGCGGCGACGTGGACGGGCCGCGGGTCTGCTACTGCATCGAGCCGCACGCGCTCCGTCGCCTGCGAGCGCTCGTAGGGGGGCTTTGA